In Terriglobia bacterium, the genomic stretch CTGCCCCTGCCGGTTCAGCGCCAGAGGCACGGCCTGGCGTTCCAGACGCGTGAATGCGCTGAGCGGAACTGCCGCCACCGGGGCGGCCCGCGGCGCAGTGACCGAGGACGTCGGCGTACGCGACGCGCCGGGTGCTCCCGTAGAGCCGCTCGTGCCGGTTGTACTCGTCGTGTTGGCCGTGCTTGTGGGTCCAGAGCCGGCCGAGCCGATGCCTATATTCGTGGTTATGGACGGAACAGGCCGGACATAGATGTTGGAAAGATCCTCCGGCGCCTGCTGAAACTGCGACGCGGTCTCCAGGACCACACGGTACTGATTCAGCTGCGTGAACATCGTCGAAACCTGCCGCTGTCCGAAAGCGTCGTACAGGGTGTCGTCTATCATCTGCGGCGTGATGCCGAAGCGTGATGCCGTGTTCCGGTCGATGACGAGTCTCGCCTGCAGCCCCCGGTTCAGCTGGTCGGTTGCAACGTCACGCAATTCCGGCATCGACTGAAGCTTGCCGACGATTTTCGGCACCCATTGGTCCAGCTCATTCATGTCCGGATCCTCGAGGCTGTACTGGTACCGCGTGCGGCTCACCCGGTTTTCCACCGTCAGATCCTGAATCGGCTGCATGTACAGGTGGATTCCTTCAACCTTCGAAAGTTCCTGTTGCAGCCGGGGAATGAGGTTGACGGCGTAATCTTTTCTATCACTCAGCGATTTGAGGTTGATCTGGATCGTTCCGCTGTTCAGCGTGGTGTTCGTCCCATCGACTCCGATGAACGACGACAGGCTCTCGACCGCCGGATCCTGAAGCAACGCGCGCGCCAGAGCCTGCTGCCGCTGCGCCATCGCGTCGAAGGAGACGCTCTCCTCGGCTTCGGAAATTCCGAGAATCACGCCGGTGTCCTGGACAGGGAAAAATCCTTTGGGGATCACCAGATACAGGAGAACGGTCAGCACGAGCGTGCCCGCGGCCACCAGCAGAGTCAGGACTTGATGGTCCAGCGCCCAACGCAGCGTTCGCCCGTAATAGGCAATAATCGATTCGAACGCATGCTCGGTCTTCTGATAGAACCAGCTCTGCTCCGCTTCCGGTTTGTGACGTAAAAGTCTCGCGCTCATCATCGGCGTCAGCGTCAAGGACACCACCGCGGAAATCAGGATGGTGATGCTCAGCGTCACGGCGAATTCCCGAAAGAGCCGGCCCACGACATCCGCCATGAACAGCAGCGGAATCAGGACGGCGATCAACGACACCGTCAGCGAAATGATCGTGAAACCGATTTGCTCGGAACCCTTTAGAGCGGAATCCAGCGGCTGATCGCCTGCCTCGACATAGCGCGCGATGTTTTCGATCATCACGATGGCGTCATCGACGACAAACCCAGTCGCGATCGTCATGGCCATGAGCGTGAGGTTGTTCAGGCTGTAACCGAGCAGATACATCACACCGAACGTACCGACAAGCGACACGGGCACGGCGATGCTCGGAATGACGGTCCCGGCCAATGTGCGCAGGAAGATAAAAATCACGAACACAACCAGCAGGATGGTCAGTATCAATTCGAACTGAACATCTTTCACAGAGGCGCGGATCGTATTGGTCCGGTCCGTGAGAATCGCAATGTCGATCGATGACGGAAGGGTGTTTTTAAGCTGCGGAAGCAACGCCTTGACCCGATCGACGACCTCGATAATGTTCGTGCCGGGCTGCCTCTGAATATTCAAAATGATGGCGGGAGTCGTATTCATCCACGCCGCCTGCTTCATGTTCTCGACGCCGTCGGTGACCGTAGCGACATCGGACAAAACCACCGGCGCGCCGTTGCGGAATGCAACGATGAGCGGCCGGTAGTCCGCGCTGGACAGAAGCTGGTCGTTTCCGGAAATCGTATACGCCTGCTTCGCTCCGTCGAGATTGCCTTTTGCCTGATTCACATTGGCCGCAACGATCGCCGAGCGGAGATCCTCCAGGCTCAGCGAATAGCGCGAGAGAGCCGTCGGATTGGCCTCAATGCGGACGGCGGGCTTCTGTCCGCCCGAGATGCTGACCAGACCGACGCCGGAGAGCTGCGAAATCTTCTGGGCGAGCCGGGTATCGGCGAAATCCTCGACATTCGAAAGCGGCAACGTTTTCGAGGTCAGCGCCAGTGTGATCACGGGGGCATCCGCCGGATTGATCTTGCTGTAGACCGGGGGGTTCGGCAGATCTCTCGGAAGAAAATTCGATCCTGCGTTGATCGCAGCCTGAACTTCCTGTTCAGCCACGTCGATACTGAGATCGAGGGCGAACTGGAGCGTGATGATCGAACTCCCGCCCGAGCTCGAAGAAGTCATTTGATTCAGCCCGGGAACCTGGCCGAACTGGCGCTCGAGCGGTGCTGTGACGGATGAAGCCATCACGTCGGGGCCGGCGCCGGGATAAAACGTGACGACCTGAATCGTCGGATACTCCACCTCGGGAAGCGCGGAAACCGGCAACTGCCGGTAACCTGCAATTCCCGCGAGCAGAATCGCGGCCATCAAAAGCGATGTCGCGATCGGCCGGAGGATAAAGATCCGCGAAACGTTCATGGGCTTATCGGTTGCCGCTCGGTGACTTTCATTCCCGACTGCAGCTTATCGACGCCTTCCGTCACCACCGTTTCATTTGCCGAAAGACCTTTATCGATTTCGGCGATATCGGCGTTGATCGGTCCAACGACGACGTTTCGCGTTTCCACGGTGCTGTCTGCCTTGACGACGAATACAAAAGTGGATTGCGGGCCGCGCTGAACCGCCCCGGATGGAATAAGGACAACTCCGCGGTTTACATCGACAAGCAGTCTGGCATTGACGAACTGACTGGGAAACAGCGCATTGTCTTTGTTCGGAAAGGTCGCTTTGAACCGGACAGTGCCGGTGTTGACGTCCACCTGGTTATCGATCGTCAGCAAGCTGCCCGACGCGATTTTCTTCTTGAAGTCCCGGTCAAAGGCGTCGACGGCAAGCGTCCGGCCGGCCTGTAACTTTTGATTGACGGTGGGAATGCTGTCTTCGGCGATGTTGAAAATCACGGCGATCGGCTGCAGCTTTGTGATGACAGCGATGCCGGTGGTGTCGGAGGCGTGCACGATATTGCCCGGGTCGACGAACCGCAGGCCCATCCGGCCTGTAACCGGCGACGTGATACGCGCATACACGAGTTGAAGCTTGGCGTTTTCGACGGCGCCCTCATCCGACTTCAAGGTAGCCTCGTCCTGATGGACCAGCGCGACCTGCGTGTCGTACATCTGTTTCGGTACGGCATCCTCGCTTGCCAGGGCTTTGTAGCGCTCCAGGTCGACTCTCGCGTTCGCCAGAAGGGCCTGATCATGGTCGAGTTGCCCCTGGGCTTGCAGGAGCTGAACCTGAAACGGACGTGGATCGATTTGCGCGACGAGATCCCCCGCCGAGACCATCTGGCCTTCCCGCACAGGCATGTCCATGAGCTGTCCATCGACACGCGTCGTGAGTGTGACGGTCTCAAAAGGCGTCACCGTCCCAAGACCCGTCAGATAGATCGGCTGGTCCCCGGTCTTCGACATCGCAGTCACGACGGGTGTGGACGGAGGAGCAGGCGGCGGGGCGGACTTCGCGTTCTTCTGATAGTGGCTGAAGACGACGACCACCAGAACAAAGACCACCAGGATGGTGAACCGCCGCAGCCATCGTCGTTGATTTGCAGTCATCAGTGTGGAATACCGATTCCATTCCTCGCCTCCGCAACATCACGGAAGACACGGAACAGAAGCGGACCGCGGGAGTAGCTGCAAATCACCCTCCAATGTCCATAAAAAAAGCCTTGGCGAACGAGTTGCAGCGTTACGGTCGTGCGCTTGAAGCTCGTTCTACTGGGTTTCTTCGCTTTTTATCTGGCGGTCTCGGCGCAGGAAACGGTAAGCCCCGTGAGACTCAAACCCGGGCCCGTGGAGCATGCACTCTCCGTCAACGTCGACCGGGTGAACGTTCTGTTCACCGTATCGGGTAAAGGCGGCAAACTCGTCACTCACCTTACAAAGGATGATTTCAAAGTCTTCGAAGACGGAAACCCGCAAGACATTTCGAATTTCAGCCGTGAAAGTGATCTGCCGCTGAAC encodes the following:
- a CDS encoding MdtA/MuxA family multidrug efflux RND transporter periplasmic adaptor subunit is translated as MTANQRRWLRRFTILVVFVLVVVVFSHYQKNAKSAPPPAPPSTPVVTAMSKTGDQPIYLTGLGTVTPFETVTLTTRVDGQLMDMPVREGQMVSAGDLVAQIDPRPFQVQLLQAQGQLDHDQALLANARVDLERYKALASEDAVPKQMYDTQVALVHQDEATLKSDEGAVENAKLQLVYARITSPVTGRMGLRFVDPGNIVHASDTTGIAVITKLQPIAVIFNIAEDSIPTVNQKLQAGRTLAVDAFDRDFKKKIASGSLLTIDNQVDVNTGTVRFKATFPNKDNALFPSQFVNARLLVDVNRGVVLIPSGAVQRGPQSTFVFVVKADSTVETRNVVVGPINADIAEIDKGLSANETVVTEGVDKLQSGMKVTERQPISP
- a CDS encoding efflux RND transporter permease subunit: MNVSRIFILRPIATSLLMAAILLAGIAGYRQLPVSALPEVEYPTIQVVTFYPGAGPDVMASSVTAPLERQFGQVPGLNQMTSSSSGGSSIITLQFALDLSIDVAEQEVQAAINAGSNFLPRDLPNPPVYSKINPADAPVITLALTSKTLPLSNVEDFADTRLAQKISQLSGVGLVSISGGQKPAVRIEANPTALSRYSLSLEDLRSAIVAANVNQAKGNLDGAKQAYTISGNDQLLSSADYRPLIVAFRNGAPVVLSDVATVTDGVENMKQAAWMNTTPAIILNIQRQPGTNIIEVVDRVKALLPQLKNTLPSSIDIAILTDRTNTIRASVKDVQFELILTILLVVFVIFIFLRTLAGTVIPSIAVPVSLVGTFGVMYLLGYSLNNLTLMAMTIATGFVVDDAIVMIENIARYVEAGDQPLDSALKGSEQIGFTIISLTVSLIAVLIPLLFMADVVGRLFREFAVTLSITILISAVVSLTLTPMMSARLLRHKPEAEQSWFYQKTEHAFESIIAYYGRTLRWALDHQVLTLLVAAGTLVLTVLLYLVIPKGFFPVQDTGVILGISEAEESVSFDAMAQRQQALARALLQDPAVESLSSFIGVDGTNTTLNSGTIQINLKSLSDRKDYAVNLIPRLQQELSKVEGIHLYMQPIQDLTVENRVSRTRYQYSLEDPDMNELDQWVPKIVGKLQSMPELRDVATDQLNRGLQARLVIDRNTASRFGITPQMIDDTLYDAFGQRQVSTMFTQLNQYRVVLETASQFQQAPEDLSNIYVRPVPSITTNIGIGSAGSGPTSTANTTSTTGTSGSTGAPGASRTPTSSVTAPRAAPVAAVPLSAFTRLERQAVPLALNRQGQFPAVTLSFNLAPRVSLGEAVGQVDEAIKDMNLPAGMTGSFQGTAEAFKTSLTNETTLILAALITVYIVLGVLYESYIHPITILSTLPSAGVGALLALLLFGQEMDVIALIGIILLIGIVKKNGIMMIDFALDAERNEGKPPEEAIYQASLLRFRPIMMTTMAALFAGIPLAFGGGTGAELRRPLGIAIIGGLLVSQLLTLFTTPVIYLAFDRLAVRFGGRKPHQPDGGHAEISPDHPEAA